The genome window GGCTTCGGCAACCATGATTCTCAACAATTTGGTCATGCCAATCATCCTGCGTTTCAACCTGAAAACCGCTGACATCTCCGGACTGCTGCTCACCATCAAACGGATCGCCATCGTTTCAGTCATCTTTCTCGGTTACTTTTACTATCGTACCCTTGGCGAAACCGAAGCTCTGGTCAATATCGGCCTGATATCATTCATGGCTGCCACCCAGTTTGCCCCGGCCCTGCTGGGGGGCATTTACTGGGAACGCGCCACACAGCGCGGCGCAGCAGCCGGCCTGCTCAGCGGCTTCATTGTCTGGTTTTATACACTGCTGGTGCCAACCTTTGTCGATGCGGGCTGGTTGTCACACGATATTCTGCTTCATGGTCCATTGGGGCTGGAATGGTTACGCCCGACAGCGCTATTTTATCTCGATACACTTGATGTCTGGTCACACGCGCTGTTCTGGACGCTGTTTTTTAATGTCGGTCTGTTTCTCGGTGTTTCGATTTTGACGATCCCATCTTCGGTAGAAGCCACTCAGGCACTGCGCTTTGTCCGAGTGTCCACCTGGCGCGATATTCCGCAAAAGCGCACCCGGATCAGCAAGGCGCCGACAATTATGGAATTTGTCGACCTGATGACCAAGTTCATCGGTGAAAAACACGCCAACATGGCCATTGCCAACTACCTCGGCGACCGCGAGATTGATGAAAAGGGCAGTCTGTCTGAATATGAGATCCCCAACCTAAAACGGTTTACCGAAAAAACTCTCGCCGGGTCTGTCGGTACGGCTGCCGCACGCATCATCATTGAGAACTACTTGTCGGCACGCGGCAGCAAGATGGAAGATGTATTCAACATCTTCGGAACCGTCAGCCTCAGCCGTGATGCCAGCCGTGAACAACTGACCGTTTTGTATGAAGCGGCAAACATGATCGCCAGCGGGGCGGACCTCGACACCATCTTCGACAACATTCTTGAACTGCTCTACCATCAGTTCCGCTTCGATTTATGCGCAATCCGCCTGTACGACGAGGAAAGCAACTTGCTCAAAATCCGGTGTTTCAAAGGAATTGATACGGAATTTCTTTCTCACGCCGACCGTGAGATCAACGAAGAAACCTGCATCGGCGCGACCTACATTAATAATCGGGTTGTTCTGGCCAACGATTCCGACTGTACCGATAAACCGACCTCCATGGAGATCATCCGCCGTGAAGGGATCAAATCGTTCGCCCATGCCCCGATTACCATTGAAGGGCAACCCATCGGGGTCCTGTCATCCTATTCACGATATGCCAAGGGCATTTACACCGATGAATTCATCGAGCTATACAAAAATCTCGCCGCCCAGATTGGTATCGCCTGGCGCAATGCCCGGCAGACCAGCCAACTGATCGAAGTCAGTGAGCAGGAAAAAGAATTAAAAATCGCCGAGGCCATTCAGCTCAGCTTACTACCTGATACCATGCCGGAGCATCCCGGTATGGATATCGCAGGGATCTGCGTTCCGGCTAAACAGATTGGTGGCGACTACTTTGACTTCATCAAAAAAGAACAGCTCCTGGATGTCATCATTGCTGATGTTTCTGGACACAACATTGGTGCAGCCTTGCTTATGGCCGAGGTGCGCACCTTCATCCAGGCCCAAGCTAGGCAATTAAGTACACCACCGGATGTACTGCACGTTCTCAACCGCTTCATGTATGAAGACTTGACCAACGCCGAACTTTTCATCACCATGTTCTATCTTCAGTATGACCCGGTTCGTGGCCGAATCGCTTTTGCCAACGCCGGCCACAACCCACCGTTATTACTTCACCACACAACTGGCACCTTTGAGGAACTCGATGCAGAAGGTATGATTCTGGGCATCACAACCAATATGGAGTTTGAAGAAAAGCACGCATATTTCCAGAAGGGGGATATCCTTGTGCTCTATACGGATGGTATTATTGAAGCAGAAAACAACTCCCAAAAGATGTATGGGATGGAGCGGCTTAAATCCTCCATTCAAGACAACAAGGCTTTGAGCGCGCAAGAAATTATTGACAACACCATGAATGAGGCCCGCATGTTTCAGGGACGACGCCACTTCAATGATGATGTCACGATGATTGTTTTGAAAATTAATTCTTAGGACAACAGGAGAAAACCAGATGAATGTTGCTATTGAAGAGCATGATCACATCGTCACACTCACCCTTAAGGAAGAGCGTCTCGATGCGCATAACAGCAGCGAATTAAAGACCCAGTTGCTCAACCTGTTTGAAGATGGAAAAGTCAATATTGTCATTGACCTCTCCCCGGTTCGTTTTATCGATTCATCCGGCCTGGGCGCTCTTGTTTCCGGATTTAAAAACGCCAGTTCCCGTGAGGGGGGACTGAAATTGTGTGGTTTGCAGTCGCAAGTCAAATCGATGTTTGAACTAACGAGACTGCATCGTGTCTTTGAAATTTTTCCGGGAACCGAAGAAGCTCTGGCCAGCTTTTAACAGGCTGTAACAATGCAGCCTGCCTGCCCTCGATGTGGGGCGACACATCGCAACAACGGATTTCCACCGGGTTGCATTTGTGAGCAAGACGGAAAGGATTTTTTCGACTTGTGACGTTGAAAAGAACCAGAACGGTTCTTTTCAACACCCAGAGAGAACGCCGCCCGTGCTGCACAACCTGTGGTGCAGCACGGGCGGCGTGAGGAGAACACATTATGGAAAATCAACTTGAAGTGGACATCAAAGTCCCCAACCAAACAAAATACCTCAGCCTGATCGGCAAAATCGGCGAAGATGTTGCTTACACGTTGAAAAAGTTCAACGATAATCGCGAAGATCTCGCCTACCACATCAATCTGGTGCTGACGGAAGCCATGGCCAATGCCATCAAACATGCTAACCAGAATGACCCGAACAAGGATGTACATATCAGTATTTCCCTGTCAGAGAACAACCTGTGCATCAAGGTCTATGATCAAGGGCAGGGGTTTGATATCAGTGAAATTCGACAGATTGAAGCCGAACCGGAAGACGAGCATGGCCGGGGAATCTTCCTGATCCATGCACTAATGGATACCGTCACCTACAACCAGTGCTGCAACGGCCATGTTCTGGAGATGAATAAATCGCTCAATGGCCAATCAGCTGCGGCAACTGCAGATGATGATCCATGCGCTGACCACCCTCCCACTGATAAGCAATAAAATGACATCCGGCACGTTGAGCAGCGGCCAGGTCCAACTCTGAATCACCGATAAATGTCATGTGCCGGACCGCTACATTCAACCGCCGCGCCACCTCCAGCAACATATCTGGAAAAGGCTTTGGCCGCGCGACATCCTGATGCGTCACCACCTCCGAAAAATAACCACTCAAATCAAAATGCTCAAGAATCCGTGGCATACTGCTACCCCGGTTAGTCGCGATTGCCAGCGGAAATTTCTCGGACAGAACCGCTAACACCTCACGCAAACCCGGCTCAACTTTCAGTTGCGGAATAAATTGGTCGTAATCCACCTGCGACGCCACACTCAGGGCCTCTTGCAGACGCTCTTCACCAAGCAGCCCGGCAAAAACCTGGGGACTTGATCCAGTATGGCACAAATGTGCGCGTTCCTTCTGCCCCGTGTCCACCTCAGGCTCGCCAAAGTGGCGCAGGATCACATTGTAGTAGGCCAGATTGGCCTGACGGCTGTCAACCATCACACCATCACAGTCAAACACCACCACACGACACTCAGCGCTCACAAGGCCTCCTCATATTGAGCCAGACAATCCCAGCGAGCCCAATCAGCATCATCGGCAGCGACAGTAATTGTCCCATACTCATTCCGGCAAACACCGCACCGAGGTGCGCATCCGGTTGACGAAAAAATTCCACCACAAAACGGAATCCGGCATAACCGCTGACAAAGGCAAAAAACACACTTCCGGCCGCCTTGTTCGCCCGGTAAACAACCAGCAGGATCAACAACAAGACAGGGCCCTCGAGAACCGCCTCGTAAAGCTGACTGGGGTGACGCGTCAGAGGACCGGCCCCAGGAAACACCATGGCCCAGGGAACAGAGCTGACCCGGCCCCACAATTCACCATTGATAAAATTACCAAGACGGCCAAAAAACAAGCCAAAACAGGAAGAGATCACCAGAAT of Desulfuromonas acetoxidans DSM 684 contains these proteins:
- a CDS encoding STAS domain-containing protein, with translation MNVAIEEHDHIVTLTLKEERLDAHNSSELKTQLLNLFEDGKVNIVIDLSPVRFIDSSGLGALVSGFKNASSREGGLKLCGLQSQVKSMFELTRLHRVFEIFPGTEEALASF
- a CDS encoding ATP-binding protein, encoding MENQLEVDIKVPNQTKYLSLIGKIGEDVAYTLKKFNDNREDLAYHINLVLTEAMANAIKHANQNDPNKDVHISISLSENNLCIKVYDQGQGFDISEIRQIEAEPEDEHGRGIFLIHALMDTVTYNQCCNGHVLEMNKSLNGQSAAATADDDPCADHPPTDKQ
- the lgt gene encoding prolipoprotein diacylglyceryl transferase; translation: MTYPDIDPVAIEIGPLAIRWYGLMYLAGFICAYAMIRRLTMPHKRLSLSSDTVADLLFACVLGVVLGGRLGYVLFYNASFYLEHPTKILSLWEGGMSFHGGLLGVIVAALWFCRKRQLPVASVADILVISSCFGLFFGRLGNFINGELWGRVSSVPWAMVFPGAGPLTRHPSQLYEAVLEGPVLLLILLVVYRANKAAGSVFFAFVSGYAGFRFVVEFFRQPDAHLGAVFAGMSMGQLLSLPMMLIGLAGIVWLNMRRPCER
- a CDS encoding HAD family hydrolase encodes the protein MSAECRVVVFDCDGVMVDSRQANLAYYNVILRHFGEPEVDTGQKERAHLCHTGSSPQVFAGLLGEERLQEALSVASQVDYDQFIPQLKVEPGLREVLAVLSEKFPLAIATNRGSSMPRILEHFDLSGYFSEVVTHQDVARPKPFPDMLLEVARRLNVAVRHMTFIGDSELDLAAAQRAGCHFIAYQWEGGQRMDHHLQLPQLIGH
- a CDS encoding SpoIIE family protein phosphatase, whose product is MMSVQFLGAITLAYFLLLFIVAFMADNLRRRGKSFVTNASVYSLSLAVYCTSWTYYGSVGRAATSGLDFLTIYLGPTLICFTWWFLLRKIILITKEQNIVSIADFIASRYGKSTYLGGIVTIFAVLGIVPYIALQLKAISQTFNMLCGSDSNLTTAFELQYPNLHLDTAFLAALFLAAFCILFGAMRLNSTERHEGLMAAVALESIIKLSAFLAVGLFVTYGLFDGFGDLFSRFLTTFPEKSDLLLISGEHNSSGRWFSMTVMSMMAVMFLPRQFHAMVIENSDHEHIRKAMWAFPAYMFLLNLFVLPIAIAGIITFSGDTTMADYYVLSLPLLEHQQLLAIFVFIGGFSAAGGMVMLESVASATMILNNLVMPIILRFNLKTADISGLLLTIKRIAIVSVIFLGYFYYRTLGETEALVNIGLISFMAATQFAPALLGGIYWERATQRGAAAGLLSGFIVWFYTLLVPTFVDAGWLSHDILLHGPLGLEWLRPTALFYLDTLDVWSHALFWTLFFNVGLFLGVSILTIPSSVEATQALRFVRVSTWRDIPQKRTRISKAPTIMEFVDLMTKFIGEKHANMAIANYLGDREIDEKGSLSEYEIPNLKRFTEKTLAGSVGTAAARIIIENYLSARGSKMEDVFNIFGTVSLSRDASREQLTVLYEAANMIASGADLDTIFDNILELLYHQFRFDLCAIRLYDEESNLLKIRCFKGIDTEFLSHADREINEETCIGATYINNRVVLANDSDCTDKPTSMEIIRREGIKSFAHAPITIEGQPIGVLSSYSRYAKGIYTDEFIELYKNLAAQIGIAWRNARQTSQLIEVSEQEKELKIAEAIQLSLLPDTMPEHPGMDIAGICVPAKQIGGDYFDFIKKEQLLDVIIADVSGHNIGAALLMAEVRTFIQAQARQLSTPPDVLHVLNRFMYEDLTNAELFITMFYLQYDPVRGRIAFANAGHNPPLLLHHTTGTFEELDAEGMILGITTNMEFEEKHAYFQKGDILVLYTDGIIEAENNSQKMYGMERLKSSIQDNKALSAQEIIDNTMNEARMFQGRRHFNDDVTMIVLKINS